GGGATGGCGAATAAATATACCAAAAACCAACAGGCTAGATGCAAATGCCCGCAGTTTTATAGAAAATCTCGTAGATGAAGTACAAGATTATAAAGCTCATATTGAAGCTAAGTGGTATTATGATGACTTAATGAAAAACAAAGCATCACTTATTCTTTTTGATATTTCAAAGGAAGCATTTGAGAATCAAGATATTTCTTATTGCATCAGATTTTTCAATCGATTGTTGGAAAATGAAACCTTAACTTTGCATTGTCAGGGAAAAATCGAGATCATGACATCTGCTTATGACGCTGATCCTCGCGAATTGTATGAAATTCCCGAAGTGCGGAATTATGTAGCTCATCTTGAGCCTATTGTAAAATATTGGTTTTTCTTTGCTCCAACAAGGTTAGAATCACCAACATTACGTTTACTATTACTTTGTGCTTATTGCCATAAAAATTCTAAAGGATATTGGAAACCAAATAAGAAAGATCTCAAAAGTTTTGTGGACAGAAATTTCATTGGCTTGAATGCACTAACAGAACGACTTGGAATTTCACTTAACCGCAATAAACAAATTTCCGAGGAAATCATTGCATACTTTAATCATCATTTACGATAAATAAGTAATGGAAAACCGTAGACGTCGCATAACAACGGCGAATC
This DNA window, taken from Leptospira meyeri, encodes the following:
- a CDS encoding DUF4365 and DUF1817 domain-containing protein, with product MNNNNFFPKRTIQNQKGEQGVIEFAKLINSELNWIFRKTELEHDYGIDGYIDIVLADGSVSGKTIAVQIKYGESYFRHKSHNGFWYSGETKHLNYYLNLDFPLLLVILNKTETYWVEFNINQTERTSSGWRINIPKTNRLDANARSFIENLVDEVQDYKAHIEAKWYYDDLMKNKASLILFDISKEAFENQDISYCIRFFNRLLENETLTLHCQGKIEIMTSAYDADPRELYEIPEVRNYVAHLEPIVKYWFFFAPTRLESPTLRLLLLCAYCHKNSKGYWKPNKKDLKSFVDRNFIGLNALTERLGISLNRNKQISEEIIAYFNHHLR